Proteins encoded together in one Triticum dicoccoides isolate Atlit2015 ecotype Zavitan chromosome 7B, WEW_v2.0, whole genome shotgun sequence window:
- the LOC119338818 gene encoding serine/threonine-protein phosphatase 7-like: protein MAGELKNAADRYTLLDKENKASSAELDKALNAAKEMWTEIRTAPTPPAQWPKDGALDPPPSPSPVAQPPPVEWPEDGVLTRDWVASFTAALDWCSRSMPPDQLPSVLSADFVRRLVVAAAVILHREPNIVRVDPRPDQSVVVVGDVHGQLHDVMFLLRDAGFPSEERIFVFNGDYVDRGAWGLETLLLLLAWKVFLPNCVFLLRGNHESKYCTSVYGFEQEVMVKYKSQGAQVYRKFLRCFEDLPLASIIAGCVYTAHGGIFRGAVVLPSKRSKRAKKGHKYKASPTDDSTTLKLGSLDELLKARRTVLDTPYEGSNLIPGDVLWSDPSLDKGLSLNKERGIGLLWGPDITQQFLYTNNLKLIIRSHEGPDARDKRHDLLAMNSGYTIDHHVACGKLITLFSAPDYPQFQASEDRYNNSGAYIVLSPPDFATPDFHTFQAVKPRPKAHPFYDFEDVIDSDEELNLGAMDTGMSSS, encoded by the exons ATGGCtggggagttaaaaaatgccgccgaccggtacacACTCCTCgataaggagaataaggctagttcggccgagctggacaaggcactgaaTGCTGCCAAGGAGATGTGGACTGAGATCCgca CTGCGCCGACCCCGCCGGCGCAGTGGCCCAAGGACGGCGCGCTCGACccccctccttccccctctccGGTTGCGCAGCCCCCGCCGGTCGAGTGGCCCGAGGACGGCGTGCTGACGCGGGACTGGGTGGCGAGCTTCACCGCGGCGCTGGACTGGTGCTCGCGGAGCATGCCGCCGGACCAGCTCCCCTCGGTGCTCTCCGCGGATTTCGTCCGGCGGCTCGTCGTCGCCGCGGCCGTCATCCTCCACCGCGAGCCCAACATCGTCCGCGTCGACCCGCGGCCCGACCAGTCCGTCGTCGTCGTGGGGGACGTCCACGGCCAGCTCCACGATGTCATGTTCCTGCTCCGGGACGCCGGGTTCCCCTCAGAGGAGCGAATCTTTGTCTTTAACGGGGATTACGTGGATCGCGGCGCTTGGGGCCTCGAGACCTTgctcctcctcctggcttggaag GTATTCCTTCCAAATTGTGTGTTTCTTCTCCGAGGAAATCATGAATCCAAGTACTGCACGTCAGTATATGGTTTTGAACAGGAGGTAATGGTTAAATATAAAAGTCAAGGTGCTCAAGTTTATCGGAAGTTTTTAAGATGTTTTGAAGATCTTCCTCTAGCATCAATAATAGCAGGATGTGTGTATACTGCTCATGGAGGGATTTTTCGTGGGGCGGTTGTACTACCGTCGAAAAGGTCGAAAAGGGCAAAGAAAGGTCACAAATATAAGGCGAGTCCTACTGATGACTCTACTACTTTGAAGCTTGGATCCCTGGATGAATTGTTAAAAGCGAGGAGAACTGTTCTTGACACCCCGTATGAGGGTTCAAACTTGATTCCTGGAGATGTGCTTTGGTCTGATCCTTCCTTAGATAAGGGTCTTTCCCTGAATAAGGAAAGGGGCATCGGTTTGCTTTGGGGTCCAGATATCACTCAACAGTTTCTATATACAAATAATCTGAAG TTAATCATCAGATCACATGAAGGCCCAGATGCAAGAGATAAGCGGCATGATCTATTAGCAATGAACAGTGGATATACAATCGACCATCATGTCGCATGTGGAAAGTTAATAACTCTCTTCAGTGCCCCAGACTATCCACAATTTCAG GCTTCAGAGGACCGTTACAACAATTCTGGAGCATATATTGTCCTCAGTCCACCTGATTTTGCCACCCCTGATTTCCATACTTTTCAAGCTGTAAAGCCTCGGCCTAAG